In Leuconostoc kimchii IMSNU 11154, the DNA window GTGTCAATGACAATAACAAGCCCCACATCAACCAATTTTTCTAAAGTATTATAAATAGTAGCTAAGCTGATTTCTTTTAAATCCATATGAATCATATCAGCCGTTGGATGTGTTTCGTGTGTCATTAGATAATCTAAAATGGTAATACGCTGGAATGTTGCTTTTAAACCGTGGGTTTGTAACATATCACGTAAGTCTGGATTTGTCATTTTATTACCTCATATTCTATAAATATTATAGCACGTAAAATAGAATGTTTCTAATTATCTTGATTTTTAAGCAAATATTTGGTATAACTAAATTAGAATAATTCTAAAAGAGGGATTGAAATGGACAAGCAAAGTTTAATGCAACGTAACAACTTAATTCGAGCTGGTGTTATGGGTGCAAACGATGGGATTTTATCAGTATCCGGTATTGTTTTAGGTGTGGCTGGGGCTACAAGTAATACAGGTACAATTTTACTGGCAGGTTTTGCCGGTATGTTGGCGGGAACTGTATCTATGGCTATGGGAGAATATGTTTCTGTTAGTTCGCAGCATGATGCGCAGGAGAAAGTACGACGCATTCAAACAGACGCATTAGCAACAAATTATGATGGTGAGTTTGCGTACATACAAAATAAATATACATCTGATGGTATTTCACCCAAATTAGCACGCCAAGCAACAGAAGAAATGATGAGTAAGGACGCGTTAACGACGACCGTACGGGAACGTTATGGGTTCACATTAGATCATGAACTTAGCGCAGGTGGTGCAGCGATGGCATCATTAATCAGTTTTCCAATTGGATCTATTCTACCGATGTTAGCCATTTCTACGACACCGAAAGATATGCGAGAAATTGCAACCTTTATCGCCGTTATTATTGCGTTGACGTTGACAGGTTATTCAGCAGCCGTATTAAATGGTGCGAATAAAAAACGTGCTGCACTCAGAAATGTTATTGCTGGTGTCTTCACGATGGTTGTTACGTACATCATTGGATCGCTATTTAGATGAAAGGAGCGTTGCTATATTGCGTAAACAATATAACAATCATTGACAGATGGATATTAAAATTAAAAAAGAACATGTTGTAAAAGAACAAGCGACGATGGATGAACGTCTGAATGCTATCCGAGCAGGTGTATTAGGATCGAATGATGGTATTTTAACAGTTGTTGGTGTGCTTTTTTCTGTTGCAGCAGCAACGACAGATAATTTTGCTATTTTCATAGCTGGGTTAGCCGATTTAATGGCTTGTGCGCTATCGATGGCTTCAGGTGAATATTCATCTGTTAGCTCTCAATCTGACAGTGAAAAAGTAGTTGTCGCACAGGAACAAGCATTATTAGAAACAGATTTTCCGGGTCAACATTTATCAGTTGAAAATTTTTATGTTGATCGTGGTGTAACGAGGTCAACGGCTAAGGCGATTGCTGACGAATTAATGAGTAAAAAGCCGCTTGAAACCATGTTGAGTACAAAATATGATATCACTTTGGGACACTATATGAATCCTTGGTCAGCTGCCTGGGCTTCATTGTTTTGCGCCGCTATTGGTGGCGTATTCCCATTAGCAGCATTGATTTTATCGCCCGTACGCTATCAATTTATCGCTACAATTTTGGCAACGGTTGTTGCTGTTGCACTGACTGGTTTACTGAGTGCGAAAATGTCAAACGGTTTGGTTAAACGCGCTGTTGTGCGCAATATAGTGATTGGCTTACTAACGATTGCCATTCACTATGGTATTGGTATGTTATTTTAACTAAAATTTTAATACATGATAACTAAATGTTTGGCATAATAGAAGTATGATAAAACAAGCTAAACAATATTGGCAAGTGCTCGATAAGCGATTCAAACTCTCGACCCTAGGTGATTTATTAACACGCGCCCAAATTAATTATGTCGGACCTACGTTTGCTTACTATGTTTTGTTAACAGTCTTTCCGATGTTGATTTCGGTGGCTATTATTATTTCTATTACAAATGTTAGCCAGACAGATCTAATGACGGCCATACAAAGTGTATTGCCGAGTAATATTGAACAAATTGTGACACCTATTTTGCGGTCAGTTCTGTCATCTAAGAGTACGTCGTGGTTGTCATTTTCGATACTCTTAACGTTGTGGACTGTATCACGTGTTATTGCTGTTTTCAGATTATCTTTCAATCGCATTGCAGGTGTAGAAGAACGTATTAGTAACTTATTAACACGTGTATGGTCGTTTATTTGGTTATTAATTATTATTGCTGTATTTGGTGTGCTAATGGTAGGCAGTAATATTCTAACGATTGTGATCCAACAATTACCTGATAATCACTGGACTTTTTTCTTAACACATCAGTCACACTGGTTAATTTGGTTAGGTATGTGGCTGGCATTGACATTAATGAATTACTTATTACCGACCAAAGAAGGACGTGCACCTTTTAGATTTGTGGCTATTGGTAGCTTAATTGAGGTTGGCATGCTGAATTTGTTAAATGTTGGTTTTACTTGGTATACCAAATTTGGTTTGAAACAATATGATTTTTATCAGTCTATGAGTTCAATTATTGTTGTATTAATCTGGTTAAATCTTATTGCTACTGTTCTGGTCATAGGATATGTGTTAATTCAGTGGATGACGATTCTAAAAAATGAATGGCATCAATAATGTATGCCTTTTGGAGGAATGTTAGATATGTTTCAGGATGATGATTTTAATATATTTTCTGTTGAGACGCTAGACGAGCGTATGCAGTTGATTAGGGAAAAAATAGGACCAAAATTTGAGCAAAGTGCAGCGGCCATATTACCAGTTTTAAATGAAAGTGGTCAACAATGGTATGCGCATATTGCAAAACATTTACGGCGAACAACGAATGCGCCTGATAATACTTGGGTGGCTTTTGCGCCAAACAAACGTGGTTATAAAATGATGCCACACTTTGAGTTAGGTATTTGGGCAGATCGTATTTATTTTTACCTTGCCGTCGAAGAAAATATGAAACCAAATGATACGCAAAGCATTGTGACAAAAATGAATGCCGCCCGTGATTTGATTCGGTCGCTGCCTAGTGATTTTGTATTGAGTGCGGATCATATGATTAACATGTCACAATCGTCTAACATACAGGCATATGATGACATGGTCACACGTTACCATCAAGTTAAGCATAGTGAAGTGCTCATTGGGGATTAATATACTGCGTGGCGATCAAAGCTTTGTCCAAGATACAGATTTATCGCAAATAATCACTGCGCTAAAATTATTGTTACCCATTTACGATGTCTTAAAATAAAAATGTCGCCCCGTAAGTTGGGGCGACATTTTTTAATGGTATATTAATAGCATCGATAGCGCTAGCATGAGCACATAGCCCATATGTTGCCAGTTACCAATTTTTGCCTTTACAAATTGCAAGATAAAAGCTAATAAACTAAAAATAATAATAAAGACAGTACTGATTGCCATTTCATGACTAAAGACAGTAGCCAAAAACAATCCTAGCGTCAAAATACTTAATTTACGACCTTCAGGATTTGGCATAAAGATTGGGGTGAAATAAAAGCCAAAACCAAATAGCATAGGTAATAATTGCCAGATGAAGCGCTGTGTCACGAAATTATTGGTGACATAAAAAATACTAATAGGTATGGTATAGGTTGCTAAAACACTGAATAAAACCAAACCAAGCCAGTTTTGTAAACCAAGCCAATTTTGTTGAACAGCTGCGCAGAATCCTGTTAATAATAAGAGTAAGATAAATATCTCGTGGCGTGTTTGGATGAGTGAACTAAAGGTAAATAGCATACTCAATATTAAAAATAAATAACTTAGAATACTACGAAAGTTTTGTGTCATCATCAATGTCATGCCGATTGCAATGGTTAACGTGTAACCAAACAAAGGCACAATTTGCCACGTCATCGCTGCGCCAGCCAATGCCTTTGTGTGAAGTAATGGTTGACGCCACCAGACAATGTTTAAGCTGATAGCGATGACGGCTAAAGGTGCCCAACGACGCCAATCAAAAAAACCAGCTGGTGTAAAATTTTCATAGCTGCGACGTTCTTGTGGATTAGTGCTCATACGATTTGGCATACGACGACCATCTGGTAATTGTTTAGATTGTTCTTGATAATTGAGATCCATAATTAATATTGTACCCTAATTTAATAGGAATGCGTATGGTTTTGTGAAATATCTCAAGGCACAACACAGATATGATTTTAAATCATATTTGCATTTTTGTG includes these proteins:
- a CDS encoding Fur family transcriptional regulator, translated to MTNPDLRDMLQTHGLKATFQRITILDYLMTHETHPTADMIHMDLKEISLATIYNTLEKLVDVGLVIVIDTQKDDKRHYDYYGEPHYHIINNHTNEIIDADNFDVAPLFEAARQASGLNITGFHIEIYGVDPDEAK
- a CDS encoding VIT1/CCC1 transporter family protein, with amino-acid sequence MDKQSLMQRNNLIRAGVMGANDGILSVSGIVLGVAGATSNTGTILLAGFAGMLAGTVSMAMGEYVSVSSQHDAQEKVRRIQTDALATNYDGEFAYIQNKYTSDGISPKLARQATEEMMSKDALTTTVRERYGFTLDHELSAGGAAMASLISFPIGSILPMLAISTTPKDMREIATFIAVIIALTLTGYSAAVLNGANKKRAALRNVIAGVFTMVVTYIIGSLFR
- a CDS encoding VIT1/CCC1 transporter family protein, with translation MDIKIKKEHVVKEQATMDERLNAIRAGVLGSNDGILTVVGVLFSVAAATTDNFAIFIAGLADLMACALSMASGEYSSVSSQSDSEKVVVAQEQALLETDFPGQHLSVENFYVDRGVTRSTAKAIADELMSKKPLETMLSTKYDITLGHYMNPWSAAWASLFCAAIGGVFPLAALILSPVRYQFIATILATVVAVALTGLLSAKMSNGLVKRAVVRNIVIGLLTIAIHYGIGMLF
- a CDS encoding YihY/virulence factor BrkB family protein, whose product is MIKQAKQYWQVLDKRFKLSTLGDLLTRAQINYVGPTFAYYVLLTVFPMLISVAIIISITNVSQTDLMTAIQSVLPSNIEQIVTPILRSVLSSKSTSWLSFSILLTLWTVSRVIAVFRLSFNRIAGVEERISNLLTRVWSFIWLLIIIAVFGVLMVGSNILTIVIQQLPDNHWTFFLTHQSHWLIWLGMWLALTLMNYLLPTKEGRAPFRFVAIGSLIEVGMLNLLNVGFTWYTKFGLKQYDFYQSMSSIIVVLIWLNLIATVLVIGYVLIQWMTILKNEWHQ